Proteins found in one Pseudomonas sp. P8_241 genomic segment:
- a CDS encoding LysR family transcriptional regulator produces the protein MNRNDLRRVDMNLLVIFEALMFEKNLTRVAEKLFMGQPAVSAALGRLRDLFDDPLLLRNGRGMEPTARALAILKELQPAMDTISGAVSRAREFDPATSCDVFRIGLSDDAEFGLFPSLLRQLQEEAPGIVVIVRRANYLLMPALLASGEISVGVSYTTDLPANAKRKKLRDITCKVLRGDTRPGPLTLDEYCERPHAMVSFSGDLSGNIDLDLAKVGRSRRVVLGVPQFSGLRALLAGTEMIATVPDYAACALVEGCGLRAEDPPFAIEAAQLSMAWSGVHDNDPAERWLRSRIGQFMSASLDIS, from the coding sequence ATGAACCGTAACGATCTGCGTCGCGTCGACATGAACCTGCTGGTGATTTTCGAAGCGCTGATGTTCGAAAAGAACCTGACCCGCGTCGCGGAAAAACTGTTCATGGGGCAGCCGGCGGTGAGTGCCGCGCTGGGACGTTTGCGTGATCTGTTCGACGATCCGTTGTTGTTGCGCAACGGTCGTGGCATGGAGCCGACCGCGCGGGCGCTGGCAATTCTCAAGGAACTGCAACCGGCGATGGACACTATTTCCGGAGCGGTCAGCCGGGCCAGGGAATTTGATCCGGCGACCAGTTGCGATGTGTTCCGCATCGGGCTGTCGGACGACGCGGAGTTCGGTTTGTTTCCGTCGTTGTTGCGCCAGTTGCAGGAAGAGGCGCCGGGGATTGTCGTGATCGTGCGCCGGGCCAATTATCTGTTGATGCCGGCGTTGCTGGCGTCGGGGGAGATTTCGGTGGGCGTGAGCTACACCACGGATCTGCCGGCCAATGCCAAGCGCAAGAAGCTGCGCGATATTACGTGCAAGGTTTTGCGTGGCGATACCCGGCCTGGGCCGCTGACGCTGGATGAGTACTGTGAGCGCCCCCATGCGATGGTGTCGTTTTCCGGTGACCTGAGCGGCAACATCGATCTGGATCTGGCCAAGGTCGGGCGTAGTCGTCGCGTGGTGCTGGGGGTGCCGCAGTTCAGTGGGTTGCGGGCGTTGCTTGCCGGGACCGAGATGATCGCGACGGTGCCGGATTACGCAGCGTGTGCTTTGGTCGAGGGATGTGGGTTGCGAGCTGAGGATCCGCCGTTTGCAATTGAGGCGGCGCAGTTGTCGATGGCCTGGAGCGGGGTGCATGACAATGATCCGGCGGAGCGGTGGTTGCGGTCGCGCATTGGTCAGTTCATGTCTGCTTCTCTGGATATTTCGTAG
- a CDS encoding antibiotic biosynthesis monooxygenase, whose protein sequence is MPDSNRLEPTRPGADEVVTLIVKHRVKAGFEVPYEAWLRNIVKVAGQNVGHLGVDVVRGKRAGLDTYTCVLRFCSTEAMQGWLDSPQRQKLVDEAAPMLADGDQTEINPVNEFWFAPQADAGVPPPRWKQAVVTLLVILPHTLLVPLIWGPLLRVNTLLSNYVVATFLITLTIVLSVVYVFMPLATRLFASWLSESTLPKEEP, encoded by the coding sequence ATGCCTGATTCCAATCGACTCGAGCCGACCCGCCCGGGAGCTGATGAGGTCGTGACCCTGATCGTCAAGCACCGGGTCAAGGCCGGTTTTGAAGTGCCTTACGAAGCGTGGCTGCGAAACATTGTCAAAGTCGCCGGGCAGAATGTCGGGCATCTGGGTGTCGATGTCGTGCGCGGCAAGCGCGCTGGCCTCGACACTTATACTTGCGTGCTACGCTTTTGCTCCACCGAGGCCATGCAGGGTTGGCTCGATTCGCCGCAACGGCAGAAACTGGTCGACGAAGCCGCGCCGATGCTCGCCGATGGCGACCAGACCGAAATCAATCCGGTCAACGAGTTCTGGTTTGCCCCGCAGGCTGACGCCGGAGTACCGCCGCCGCGCTGGAAGCAGGCAGTCGTGACGCTGTTGGTGATCCTGCCGCACACCTTGCTGGTGCCGCTGATCTGGGGGCCGCTGCTGCGGGTTAACACCTTGCTTTCAAACTATGTGGTGGCGACGTTCCTGATCACGCTGACCATCGTGCTGTCGGTGGTGTACGTCTTCATGCCGTTGGCGACGCGCCTGTTCGCGTCCTGGTTGTCCGAATCCACTTTGCCCAAGGAGGAACCGTGA
- a CDS encoding amidohydrolase, which translates to MNADLILFNGHFHTVDRENPLASAVAISDGRFVAVGSDAEAMALRGSNTQVIDLKGRCVIPGLNDSHLHLIRGGLNYNLELRWEGVPSLADALRMLKDQADRTPTPQWVRVVGGWNEFQFAEKRMPTLAELNQAAPDTPVFVLHLYDRALLNRAALRVAGYTRDTPNPPGGEIVRDANGEPTGMLVARPNAMILYSTLAKGPKLPLEYQVNSTRQFMRELNRLGLTSAIDAGGGFQNYPDDYQVIEQLARDEQLTVRIAYNLFTQKPREELTDFKNWTSSVSLHQGDDYLRHNGAGEMLVFSAADFEDFLEPRPDLPPSMEAELEPVVRHLVEQRWPFRLHATYNESISRMLDVFEKVNRDIPFNGLPWFFDHAETITPQNIERVRALGGGIAIQDRMAFQGEYFVERYGAKAAEATPPIKRMLAEGVPVGAGTDATRVSSYNPWTSLYWMVSGRTVGGMELHAEGLSRLTALELFTHGSAWFSSEQGKKGQIKVGQLADVAALSADFFSVDEEAIKWIESVLTVVGGKVVYGAGDFEKLGPSSVPVLPDWSPVVKVPGHWRPASPMQAQVHHCSGPCVVHSHSHERARLSNAPVSDFVGFWGAFGCSCFAF; encoded by the coding sequence ATGAACGCCGATCTGATTCTGTTCAATGGCCACTTCCACACCGTCGACCGCGAGAACCCGCTCGCCAGTGCCGTGGCGATCAGCGACGGTCGTTTCGTCGCGGTGGGCAGCGATGCCGAGGCCATGGCCCTGCGCGGCTCAAATACGCAAGTCATCGACTTGAAGGGCCGCTGTGTGATTCCCGGGCTGAACGACTCGCACCTGCACCTCATCCGTGGCGGTTTGAACTACAACCTCGAATTGCGTTGGGAGGGCGTGCCTTCGTTGGCCGATGCGTTGCGCATGCTCAAGGATCAGGCGGACCGCACGCCGACACCGCAATGGGTGCGGGTGGTCGGTGGCTGGAACGAATTCCAGTTTGCCGAGAAGCGCATGCCGACGTTGGCAGAGCTCAATCAAGCCGCGCCGGACACCCCCGTGTTTGTGCTGCATTTGTACGACCGCGCCTTGCTCAACCGTGCGGCGTTGCGGGTAGCCGGGTATACGCGCGACACGCCGAACCCGCCGGGGGGCGAGATTGTGCGCGACGCCAATGGCGAGCCGACCGGCATGCTGGTGGCGCGGCCGAACGCGATGATCCTGTATTCGACCTTGGCGAAAGGACCAAAACTGCCGCTGGAATATCAGGTCAACTCGACTCGCCAGTTCATGCGTGAACTCAATCGCCTGGGCCTGACCAGCGCCATCGACGCCGGCGGTGGATTTCAGAACTATCCGGACGATTACCAGGTGATCGAGCAGTTGGCCAGGGATGAGCAACTGACCGTGCGCATCGCCTACAACCTGTTCACCCAGAAACCCCGGGAAGAGCTGACCGACTTCAAAAACTGGACCAGCAGCGTGTCGCTTCACCAGGGTGATGACTACCTCCGGCACAACGGCGCCGGGGAAATGCTGGTGTTTTCGGCGGCGGATTTCGAAGACTTCCTTGAGCCGCGCCCGGACCTGCCACCATCCATGGAAGCGGAACTGGAGCCGGTGGTGCGACATCTCGTCGAGCAGCGCTGGCCGTTCCGTTTACACGCCACCTACAACGAATCCATCAGCCGCATGCTCGACGTATTCGAGAAGGTCAATCGCGACATCCCGTTCAACGGTTTGCCGTGGTTTTTCGATCACGCAGAGACCATCACCCCGCAGAACATCGAGCGGGTGAGGGCGCTCGGCGGCGGCATTGCGATTCAGGATCGCATGGCATTTCAAGGCGAATATTTCGTCGAGCGTTATGGTGCGAAAGCAGCCGAAGCCACTCCGCCGATCAAGCGCATGCTCGCCGAGGGCGTGCCGGTGGGCGCGGGCACGGATGCGACGCGGGTGTCGAGCTACAACCCATGGACTTCGCTGTACTGGATGGTCAGCGGTCGCACCGTCGGTGGCATGGAGTTGCACGCCGAGGGCCTGTCACGCCTGACGGCATTGGAACTGTTCACCCACGGCAGCGCCTGGTTCTCGTCCGAGCAAGGCAAGAAGGGCCAGATCAAGGTCGGGCAATTGGCTGACGTCGCTGCGCTCAGCGCGGACTTTTTCAGCGTCGATGAAGAAGCGATCAAGTGGATTGAGTCCGTCTTGACCGTGGTCGGCGGCAAGGTGGTGTATGGCGCCGGTGACTTCGAAAAGCTCGGGCCGTCCAGCGTGCCGGTGCTGCCGGACTGGTCGCCGGTGGTCAAAGTGCCGGGCCACTGGCGCCCGGCCTCGCCGATGCAGGCTCAGGTTCACCATTGCAGCGGCCCGTGCGTGGTGCACTCCCACAGTCATGAACGGGCACGCCTGTCGAATGCACCGGTCAGTGATTTTGTCGGGTTCTGGGGCGCTTTCGGCTGTTCGTGCTTTGCTTTCTGA
- the ycaC gene encoding isochorismate family cysteine hydrolase YcaC translates to MSNVPYKRLNKDDAVVLLVDHQTGLISLVQDFSPNEFKNNVLALGDIAKFFKLPTILTTSFDSGPNGPIVPELKAQFPDAPFIARPGQINAWDNEDFVKAIKATGRKQLIIAGVVTDVCVAFPTLSAIAEGFDVFVVTDASGTFNTTVQQAAWARMSAAGAQLMNWFAVACELQGDWRNDMEGLANLLSERLPNYRNLINSYTKFTAK, encoded by the coding sequence ATGAGCAACGTACCGTACAAACGCCTGAACAAAGACGATGCCGTTGTGCTGTTGGTCGACCACCAGACGGGCCTGATCTCGCTGGTACAGGATTTTTCGCCCAATGAATTCAAGAACAACGTGCTGGCCCTCGGAGACATCGCCAAGTTCTTCAAACTGCCGACCATCCTCACCACCAGTTTCGACAGCGGTCCGAACGGCCCCATCGTGCCGGAGCTGAAGGCCCAGTTTCCGGACGCGCCGTTCATTGCGCGCCCGGGCCAGATCAACGCCTGGGACAACGAAGACTTCGTCAAAGCGATCAAGGCCACCGGTCGCAAGCAACTGATCATTGCCGGTGTCGTGACCGACGTCTGCGTGGCATTCCCAACCCTGTCGGCAATTGCCGAAGGCTTTGACGTGTTTGTAGTGACCGACGCATCCGGCACCTTCAACACTACCGTGCAACAAGCGGCCTGGGCGCGCATGTCGGCCGCCGGTGCCCAGTTGATGAACTGGTTCGCCGTGGCTTGCGAGCTGCAAGGCGACTGGCGCAACGACATGGAAGGCCTGGCCAACCTGCTGTCGGAACGTCTGCCGAACTATCGCAACCTGATCAACAGCTACACGAAGTTCACGGCCAAGTAA
- a CDS encoding LysR family transcriptional regulator gives MNPFEDMRIFCQVMDAGSFTAAADQLGLSKQFVSRRLMQLEERLGVRLLNRSTRRLDVTPLGHSYYESALRLLGEVEQVEQGIAGQTTEPRGTIRVSAPLSFALAHLGCLLPVFLQRYRDVTVEVDLSDRPVDLLGEGYDLALRIGTLEDSTLIARRIASIQRVYCASPAYLAERGTPLKPDDLHTHDCLPYGHGRQVQWRFAGQGKPMTVNVTGRMRVNNGELLKDAAMAGLGITCLPTFIVGSALKEGRLVSVLDDWRPEPLTLSAVYPQHRQSSRPVQALIEFLRERLDRVEGGV, from the coding sequence ATGAACCCTTTCGAAGACATGCGAATTTTTTGCCAGGTCATGGACGCTGGCAGCTTTACCGCCGCGGCTGATCAATTGGGCCTGTCCAAGCAATTCGTCAGTCGACGCCTGATGCAACTGGAAGAGCGGTTGGGTGTGCGGTTGCTCAATCGCTCGACGCGGCGTCTGGACGTTACGCCGCTGGGACACAGCTACTACGAATCGGCCTTGCGTTTGCTGGGCGAAGTCGAGCAAGTGGAGCAAGGTATCGCCGGCCAGACCACCGAGCCGCGCGGCACCATTCGGGTAAGCGCGCCGCTTTCGTTTGCTCTGGCGCATCTCGGATGCCTGCTGCCGGTATTTTTGCAGCGCTATCGTGACGTAACGGTGGAAGTCGATTTGAGTGATCGCCCCGTGGATTTATTGGGGGAGGGCTATGACCTGGCGTTGCGCATCGGCACGCTCGAAGACTCGACGCTGATTGCCCGGCGCATTGCTTCGATTCAACGGGTGTACTGCGCGAGTCCGGCCTATCTGGCCGAACGTGGTACACCGCTCAAACCGGATGATTTGCACACGCATGACTGCCTGCCTTACGGCCACGGTCGACAGGTGCAATGGCGCTTTGCGGGGCAGGGTAAGCCAATGACGGTTAACGTGACCGGGAGGATGCGCGTCAATAATGGTGAGCTGCTCAAGGATGCGGCGATGGCTGGGCTGGGGATCACCTGTTTGCCGACGTTCATTGTCGGTTCGGCGTTGAAAGAGGGCAGGCTGGTGTCGGTGCTGGACGATTGGCGGCCCGAGCCGTTGACCTTATCGGCGGTCTACCCGCAACACCGACAGAGTTCGCGGCCGGTGCAGGCCTTGATCGAGTTTTTGCGTGAGCGGCTGGATCGGGTTGAGGGTGGCGTGTGA
- a CDS encoding type II secretion system F family protein, which yields MRFHLKAVGKAGVVSMTVEAPGHSEARRIVEDQGLRVVSLHAERHWRALRLQKRETFNLVLFSQELTTLLNAGLPLIDALESLAEKESAPQARKTLSELVRLLYEGKSFSQALGQLSAVFPPLYVALVQSSEKTGAVGDALGRYVSYRQRMDEVRQKIVSASIYPMLLLVVGGGVVLFLMGYVVPRFSLVFEGLGSNLPWLSQVLMSSGMFLHAHQGEFFGGLLAIIVTLVLVQRQPSFRRGLDRLIEKLPAVHQRIFMYELARFYRSLGILLQGGIPLVTAMGMVRNLLTVASRVRLDQACERVREGQSLSAALELNHLVTPVSLRLLRAGEQSGNLGQMMERSADFYDEEISRWIEWFVRLFEPLLMTFIGLLIGVIVILMYIPIFELASSIH from the coding sequence ATGCGCTTTCATCTCAAAGCCGTCGGCAAGGCCGGTGTCGTTTCCATGACCGTCGAAGCACCGGGTCACAGCGAGGCCCGGCGCATTGTCGAGGACCAGGGCCTGCGGGTCGTCAGCCTGCACGCCGAGCGACATTGGCGGGCCCTGCGCCTGCAAAAGCGCGAGACCTTCAACCTGGTGTTGTTCAGCCAGGAATTGACCACATTGCTCAACGCGGGACTGCCGTTGATCGATGCGCTGGAAAGTCTGGCGGAAAAGGAAAGCGCGCCACAAGCCCGCAAAACCTTGAGTGAGCTGGTGCGCCTGCTTTACGAAGGCAAATCGTTTTCCCAGGCGTTGGGCCAGTTGTCGGCGGTGTTCCCCCCGCTTTACGTTGCACTGGTACAGTCCAGTGAGAAGACCGGTGCCGTGGGCGACGCCCTGGGCCGATATGTCAGCTATCGACAGCGCATGGACGAGGTTCGCCAGAAGATCGTCAGCGCTTCGATCTACCCCATGCTGTTGCTGGTGGTAGGAGGTGGTGTGGTTTTGTTTTTGATGGGGTATGTCGTACCCCGCTTCAGCCTGGTGTTCGAAGGGCTGGGGTCGAACCTGCCATGGTTGTCACAAGTCCTGATGAGCAGCGGCATGTTCCTGCACGCCCACCAGGGCGAATTCTTCGGTGGCTTGCTGGCCATCATCGTCACCCTGGTCCTGGTCCAGCGCCAGCCATCCTTTCGCCGTGGCCTGGACCGACTGATCGAAAAACTCCCCGCCGTGCACCAGCGCATCTTCATGTATGAACTGGCACGGTTTTACCGTTCACTGGGGATTCTGCTGCAAGGCGGCATCCCCCTCGTCACCGCCATGGGCATGGTGCGTAACCTGCTCACCGTGGCCTCCCGTGTGCGCCTGGATCAGGCTTGCGAACGGGTGCGCGAAGGGCAATCGCTGTCCGCGGCGCTGGAGCTCAATCACCTTGTGACCCCCGTTTCCCTGCGCCTGCTGCGCGCCGGCGAACAGTCCGGCAACCTCGGGCAGATGATGGAGCGCAGTGCCGACTTCTACGATGAAGAAATCAGCCGCTGGATCGAATGGTTCGTGCGGTTGTTCGAACCTCTGCTCATGACATTCATCGGGCTGTTGATCGGGGTGATCGTAATTCTGATGTATATCCCGATTTTCGAACTAGCCTCCAGTATTCACTGA
- the gspG gene encoding type II secretion system major pseudopilin GspG, which yields MNQRLCFAPRVQRGFTLLELLVVLVVLGLLAGLVAPKYFAQLGRSEVKVAKAQIEGLGKALDLYRLEVGHYPSSEQGLQALVSAPSDEPRWTGPYLQKKLPQDPWGRNYTYRYPGENGEYDLLSMGKDGQPGGEGENAEVTSWQ from the coding sequence ATGAATCAGCGTCTGTGTTTCGCCCCGCGTGTCCAACGCGGGTTCACCCTGCTCGAACTGTTGGTGGTGCTGGTGGTGCTGGGGCTATTGGCCGGTCTCGTCGCGCCGAAGTATTTCGCCCAATTGGGCCGCTCCGAAGTGAAAGTGGCCAAGGCGCAAATCGAAGGTCTGGGCAAAGCCCTGGACCTTTATCGCCTGGAGGTTGGCCATTACCCGTCGTCCGAACAGGGCTTGCAGGCACTGGTCAGCGCTCCCAGTGACGAACCGCGCTGGACCGGCCCGTACCTGCAGAAAAAACTGCCGCAGGACCCTTGGGGCCGCAACTACACCTATCGCTATCCCGGTGAAAACGGCGAATACGATCTGCTGTCCATGGGCAAGGACGGGCAGCCCGGCGGCGAAGGCGAGAACGCCGAAGTCACCAGTTGGCAATGA
- a CDS encoding lytic transglycosylase domain-containing protein, whose product MKSITTGLLGLLMLTGTAQADVFVSVDAKGSYVLSNVHRPGRHYERVIQEPSAAVVSLDQQPQMIASQPYAELVSAAATANELPAALLHAVIKTESSYNTRATSPKGAGGLMQLMPDTAREMGVTNVYDPKANIQGGARYLKRLMTMFDNDIRLAVAAYNAGPQAVLSRGNVVPPFAETQRYVPSVLNQYRRLQGLSADAPL is encoded by the coding sequence ATGAAATCAATCACGACGGGACTGCTCGGTCTGCTCATGCTGACCGGTACCGCACAAGCCGATGTATTCGTTTCGGTGGACGCCAAGGGCAGCTATGTCCTGTCCAATGTCCACCGCCCCGGACGCCACTATGAACGGGTGATTCAGGAGCCCTCTGCAGCCGTGGTCAGCCTCGACCAGCAGCCGCAGATGATCGCCTCGCAACCCTACGCCGAGCTGGTATCGGCGGCGGCCACGGCCAACGAACTGCCGGCGGCGCTGCTGCACGCGGTGATCAAGACCGAATCCAGCTACAACACCCGAGCCACATCACCCAAGGGCGCGGGCGGGTTGATGCAACTGATGCCCGACACTGCCCGCGAGATGGGCGTGACCAACGTCTACGACCCCAAGGCCAACATCCAGGGGGGGGCTCGCTATCTCAAGCGCCTGATGACGATGTTCGACAACGATATCCGTCTCGCCGTGGCCGCCTACAACGCCGGACCGCAAGCGGTGCTCAGCCGCGGCAACGTGGTCCCGCCGTTCGCTGAAACCCAGCGTTATGTGCCCAGTGTGTTGAACCAGTACCGGCGTTTGCAGGGGTTGTCGGCGGACGCTCCGTTGTGA